In one window of Brenneria goodwinii DNA:
- a CDS encoding GNAT family N-acetyltransferase codes for MFSLTTPRLLIRPCHNDDIPQLVDAVQESVETVGRWLSWCTREYDAVKCTQWVMHCKHHIQAGIAFDFGIFNQASGELVGAIGINNIQPMYQMGNIGYWVRQSAQRQGIALEAVDAIIRFGFEQLGLTRLEIVAAEHNRPSRRVAEKTGAHFEGIARNRLIVGNRLLNAAMYSLIPADRDFMRGEKVTM; via the coding sequence ATGTTTTCATTAACCACGCCGCGATTGCTCATCCGCCCTTGTCACAACGATGACATACCGCAACTCGTGGACGCGGTGCAAGAATCAGTGGAAACCGTGGGCCGCTGGTTGTCCTGGTGTACCCGCGAATATGACGCAGTCAAATGCACACAGTGGGTTATGCACTGTAAACACCATATTCAGGCCGGCATCGCCTTTGATTTCGGCATATTTAATCAGGCATCGGGCGAGTTGGTCGGCGCTATCGGCATTAACAATATCCAACCGATGTATCAGATGGGTAATATCGGCTACTGGGTACGCCAGTCCGCGCAGAGACAAGGGATCGCGCTGGAAGCGGTAGACGCTATCATCCGCTTTGGCTTCGAGCAACTGGGGCTGACCCGGTTGGAGATTGTGGCGGCGGAACACAACCGCCCCAGCCGTCGCGTCGCGGAAAAAACCGGGGCGCACTTTGAAGGTATCGCCAGAAACCGGCTGATTGTCGGCAATCGTTTGTTAAACGCCGCCATGTATTCGTTGATCCCGGCGGATAGGGATTTCATGAGAGGTGAAAAAGTTACGATGTAA
- the mpaA gene encoding murein tripeptide amidase MpaA, which yields MGNDTIALRARHLRGPLPSLGEPYGKSLLGAPLLYFPAELPGRNSGLIIAGTHGDESASIVTLSCALRTLLPGQRRHHVVLTINPDGCQLGLRANANGVDLNRNFPAENWQSGNTVYRWNSDADERDVTLSTGAAPSSEPETKALCGLVEKLNPAWVVSFHEPLACIDDPLSSELGQWLARQFDLPLVTGVGYDTPGSFGSWCANRMLPCVTAELPPISVDAASERYLDAMTALLCHNFDINVADTALN from the coding sequence ATGGGAAATGACACTATCGCCCTGCGGGCTCGCCATCTACGAGGCCCTCTTCCTTCGCTGGGTGAGCCTTATGGGAAATCACTGTTGGGGGCGCCATTGCTCTATTTTCCGGCCGAGCTGCCGGGGCGGAACAGCGGGCTGATTATTGCCGGCACACACGGCGATGAAAGCGCATCCATCGTGACGCTGTCTTGTGCGTTGCGAACCTTATTGCCTGGGCAACGCCGGCACCATGTGGTTCTGACCATTAATCCCGATGGTTGTCAGTTAGGGTTACGGGCGAATGCCAACGGCGTCGATCTTAATCGTAACTTCCCCGCGGAGAACTGGCAGTCGGGCAATACCGTATACCGCTGGAACAGCGACGCCGACGAACGCGACGTGACGCTGTCCACCGGGGCGGCTCCCTCGTCGGAACCTGAAACAAAGGCGCTGTGCGGATTGGTTGAGAAACTTAATCCCGCCTGGGTTGTCTCTTTTCATGAGCCGCTCGCCTGTATTGACGATCCGCTGAGTTCGGAATTGGGGCAATGGCTGGCACGACAATTCGATTTACCGTTAGTAACCGGTGTAGGTTACGACACCCCCGGCTCCTTCGGCAGTTGGTGCGCCAATCGGATGTTGCCGTGTGTGACTGCGGAACTGCCGCCGATATCGGTAGACGCCGCCAGCGAACGTTACCTCGACGCAATGACCGCATTGCTATGTCATAATTTTGATATCAATGTTGCCGATACTGCCTTAAACTGA
- a CDS encoding peptide ABC transporter substrate-binding protein, with amino-acid sequence MGHGHSALYAALFAVVAGSAAAAQVPAGTQLAEKQEIVRHIKDEPASLDPIKAVGLPEAQVSRDLFEGLVNQDEHGNIVPGVAQRWQTSDNRTFMFTLRNDARWSNGDPVTAKDFVYSWRRLVAPENSSTFAWFARLAGIVNADQIIDGKLPADQLGVTAVDDHTLKVQLSRPVPYFVSLAANFSLFPVHQATIEKYGNDWTKPGNLVGNGAFKLQQRVVNEKLVLAPNEYYWDHANTQLTKVTFVPINQESNATKRYLAGDIDITESFPKNMYQKLLKDLPGQVYTPEQLGTYYYAFNTQRAPTSDVRVRKALSYAIDRKIIAEKVLGTGEKPAYHFTPDVTAGFKPTESLLQQYSQAELDAQAKALMSAAGYGPGKPLKLSLLYNSSESHQKIAVAIASMWKTKLGVDVKLSNQEWQTYIDSRNSGNFDVVRASWVGDYNEASTFLSLLTSQHSGNLARFKNADYDKLLDEASNQTNARALNDDYNRAEQILMEEAPIAPIYQYTNGRLIKPWVKGYPITNPEDVAYSHMLYIIKH; translated from the coding sequence ATGGGACATGGTCATTCTGCATTATATGCCGCGCTGTTCGCGGTCGTGGCCGGGAGCGCCGCCGCAGCGCAAGTTCCGGCTGGGACCCAGTTAGCAGAAAAACAGGAAATTGTGCGTCACATCAAAGATGAGCCGGCATCGTTAGATCCGATAAAAGCGGTGGGCCTGCCGGAAGCGCAGGTTTCGCGGGATCTGTTTGAAGGGCTGGTCAATCAGGACGAACATGGCAATATCGTTCCAGGCGTCGCGCAACGCTGGCAAACCAGCGATAACCGCACTTTCATGTTTACCTTACGTAATGATGCGCGCTGGTCCAACGGCGACCCGGTTACGGCAAAGGATTTTGTCTATAGCTGGCGCCGCTTGGTCGCGCCGGAAAACTCCTCGACTTTCGCCTGGTTTGCCCGTTTGGCCGGGATTGTCAATGCCGATCAAATCATTGACGGCAAATTGCCCGCCGATCAGTTGGGGGTAACGGCGGTTGATGACCATACGCTGAAGGTGCAGCTCAGCAGGCCGGTGCCTTATTTTGTCAGCCTGGCCGCTAATTTCAGCCTGTTTCCGGTTCATCAGGCGACCATAGAAAAATATGGCAACGACTGGACAAAACCCGGCAACCTGGTGGGAAACGGCGCATTTAAACTGCAACAGCGGGTGGTAAACGAAAAACTGGTGCTGGCGCCAAACGAATATTATTGGGACCACGCCAATACCCAATTAACCAAAGTGACTTTCGTTCCCATTAATCAGGAGTCGAATGCGACGAAACGCTATTTGGCCGGCGATATTGATATCACCGAGTCATTTCCTAAAAACATGTACCAGAAGCTGCTGAAAGATTTGCCCGGTCAGGTTTATACGCCGGAACAGTTGGGAACCTATTACTACGCATTTAACACCCAGCGGGCGCCGACGAGCGATGTGCGCGTGAGAAAAGCGCTCTCTTATGCGATCGATCGAAAAATTATCGCGGAAAAAGTCTTGGGAACCGGTGAAAAACCGGCTTATCACTTTACGCCTGATGTGACCGCCGGATTTAAACCGACGGAAAGTCTGTTGCAGCAATATTCGCAGGCCGAGTTGGATGCGCAGGCCAAGGCGTTGATGTCCGCCGCCGGCTACGGACCCGGCAAGCCGCTGAAATTGTCGCTGCTCTATAATTCATCGGAAAGCCATCAGAAGATCGCCGTTGCCATCGCCTCGATGTGGAAAACAAAATTAGGCGTCGATGTAAAATTATCCAATCAGGAGTGGCAGACCTATATTGACAGCCGCAACAGCGGTAATTTTGACGTGGTACGGGCGTCCTGGGTTGGGGATTACAACGAAGCGTCCACTTTCCTGTCGTTATTAACCTCCCAGCACAGCGGTAATCTGGCACGTTTTAAAAACGCCGATTACGATAAGCTGCTGGACGAGGCCAGTAATCAGACCAATGCGCGGGCGTTGAATGACGATTACAATAGAGCCGAGCAAATTCTGATGGAAGAGGCGCCTATCGCGCCAATCTATCAGTACACCAACGGCCGTTTGATTAAGCCCTGGGTTAAAGGTTACCCCATCACCAACCCTGAAGACGTGGCATACAGCCACATGCTCTATATCATTAAGCACTAA
- a CDS encoding amino acid ABC transporter ATP-binding protein — MMSMPLSVQSNPQVNTAWPLVRIHDVHLTLGNTPVLQGIDLQVSQGEALTIIGPSGSGKSSILRCINGLVTPHQGEIFIGDTGVHQLKNESERIALRKRIGFVFQQYNLFPHLTVLENLMIAPIRILRQPKDLVKARAVALLARVRLENKANNYPGELSGGQQQRVAIARTLTMDPELVLFDEVTSALDPETVGEVLAVIRELIGEGMTCILVTHEMRFAQEVSDRVVFTEHGLIIEQGTPEQVFRHPQNLRTHAFINALSS, encoded by the coding sequence ATGATGTCTATGCCGCTATCAGTCCAGAGCAATCCGCAGGTGAACACCGCCTGGCCCCTGGTACGAATTCATGATGTCCACCTGACGCTAGGCAATACCCCGGTGCTGCAAGGCATCGATTTGCAGGTTTCCCAGGGGGAAGCGCTGACTATCATCGGCCCCTCTGGTTCGGGGAAATCGTCGATCCTGCGCTGCATCAACGGGCTGGTCACCCCGCATCAGGGGGAGATTTTCATCGGCGATACCGGCGTGCATCAGTTGAAAAATGAAAGCGAGCGCATCGCCTTGCGTAAACGCATCGGCTTTGTGTTCCAGCAATACAACCTGTTCCCTCATCTTACTGTTCTGGAAAATCTGATGATTGCGCCCATCCGTATTCTGCGTCAGCCCAAAGATCTGGTGAAAGCGCGCGCCGTGGCGTTACTGGCGCGCGTGCGGCTGGAAAACAAGGCCAACAACTACCCCGGCGAACTGTCAGGCGGCCAGCAACAGCGGGTGGCCATCGCCCGAACTCTGACAATGGATCCGGAACTGGTGCTATTCGATGAGGTAACCTCGGCGCTGGATCCTGAAACCGTCGGCGAAGTGCTGGCGGTGATCCGCGAGCTGATTGGCGAAGGGATGACTTGCATCCTGGTCACTCATGAAATGCGCTTCGCCCAGGAGGTCAGCGACCGCGTCGTGTTTACCGAACACGGCCTGATTATAGAACAGGGCACGCCGGAGCAAGTATTTCGTCATCCGCAAAATCTGCGCACCCACGCTTTTATCAATGCGTTGAGCAGTTGA
- the tpx gene encoding thiol peroxidase, protein MSQNVHFQGNPVPLAGSFPAKGDKAKAFTLVAKDLSDVSLSSYAGKRKILNIFPSIDTGVCAASVRKFNQLASELDNTVVLCISADLPFAQARFCGAEGLNNVVVLSTLRGAEFKENYGVAIADGALKGLTARAVVVLDENDNVVYSELVNEITTEPDYDKALAAFK, encoded by the coding sequence ATGTCACAGAACGTACATTTCCAAGGCAATCCCGTACCATTGGCCGGCTCTTTCCCCGCAAAAGGCGATAAAGCCAAAGCCTTTACACTGGTTGCCAAAGACCTGTCGGACGTCTCTCTCAGTAGCTATGCTGGCAAACGTAAAATCCTGAACATCTTCCCCAGCATCGATACCGGAGTATGTGCCGCATCCGTGCGCAAATTCAATCAGTTGGCTTCAGAACTGGATAACACGGTGGTTCTGTGCATTTCTGCCGACCTGCCGTTTGCGCAAGCCCGTTTTTGCGGGGCTGAAGGATTGAATAATGTGGTGGTGCTTTCTACCCTGCGTGGCGCTGAGTTCAAAGAAAACTATGGCGTTGCCATCGCTGACGGCGCGCTGAAAGGTCTGACCGCACGAGCAGTGGTTGTTCTGGATGAAAACGACAATGTCGTGTACAGCGAGCTGGTGAACGAAATCACCACCGAACCGGATTACGATAAAGCCCTGGCGGCGTTTAAGTAA
- the zntB gene encoding zinc transporter ZntB, with amino-acid sequence MEPFKGKELQHTGAVYAYQLNGDGGIAPIIDDDVVTSTKPCWLHLDSTQRDSADWLTETSLVPDSVRDALLGESVRPRVTRLGEGTMITLRSINRNENARPDQLVALRVFITDSLIISTRRRKLAAIDEVLDDLKEGHGPTDSGSWLVSIAEALTDHASDFIDDLHESIIALEEDLLEQKTPQQGELALIRKQLIVLRRYMTPQRDVFSRLSVEKFPWMQDDDRRRMQEIADRLGRGLEDLDASIARTTVLSDEVTTLMTDAMNRRTYTMSLLAMVFLPTTFLTGLFGVNLGGIPGNNSSLGFITFCVMLVGLVVGVAWWLKRSKWL; translated from the coding sequence GTGGAACCCTTTAAAGGAAAAGAACTACAACATACCGGTGCTGTTTATGCGTATCAGTTGAACGGCGACGGCGGGATCGCGCCGATAATCGATGATGACGTGGTAACCAGCACGAAACCTTGCTGGCTGCATCTCGACTCTACGCAACGCGATAGTGCGGACTGGCTGACGGAAACCAGCCTGGTACCGGATAGCGTACGGGATGCGCTGTTGGGAGAAAGCGTGCGCCCCAGAGTCACCCGGTTGGGCGAGGGGACGATGATTACGCTGCGCAGCATTAATCGCAATGAAAATGCGCGGCCGGATCAATTGGTCGCTTTGCGGGTTTTCATTACGGATAGCCTGATCATTTCTACCCGGCGGCGAAAACTGGCGGCCATTGATGAAGTGCTGGACGATCTGAAAGAGGGTCATGGCCCTACCGATAGCGGAAGCTGGCTGGTTTCCATTGCGGAAGCGCTGACCGACCACGCCAGTGATTTTATCGATGATTTACATGAAAGTATCATCGCGCTGGAAGAGGACCTACTGGAGCAGAAAACGCCGCAGCAGGGCGAGCTGGCGCTGATCCGCAAGCAGTTAATTGTATTACGGCGTTATATGACGCCTCAGCGAGATGTATTTTCTCGTCTTTCGGTGGAGAAGTTTCCCTGGATGCAGGATGACGACCGGCGCAGAATGCAGGAAATCGCCGACAGATTAGGCCGCGGACTGGAAGATTTGGATGCCAGTATCGCACGCACGACGGTGCTATCAGACGAAGTCACCACGCTGATGACGGATGCGATGAACCGGCGGACCTATACGATGTCGCTTCTGGCGATGGTTTTTCTGCCCACAACCTTTTTAACCGGCTTATTTGGTGTCAACTTGGGCGGCATTCCCGGCAACAATTCCTCGCTGGGATTCATCACGTTTTGTGTAATGTTGGTGGGATTGGTGGTAGGCGTTGCCTGGTGGTTAAAACGCAGTAAATGGTTATGA
- a CDS encoding PLP-dependent aminotransferase family protein, whose protein sequence is MNAIPFDPRALFRTGLPEPTPVWQGMADITFNAGHNAPELIPLEGLVSAAQSAIRREGRSLAIYNQGHGAQGNENLRRFVSQKLATRGITTDIDDILITSGSGPALDLVNNLLLTAGDTVLVEAFSYAGALRKLRGRQVNIVAIPLDEEGIRIDALETILEELSQRGVTPKFIYTIPTVQNPTGAILGLTRRHQLLQLAARYRTLIVEDECYADIVWQGNEAPPALYALSPQQVIHVGSFSKTLAPAVRVAYLSASPVILRHLVSLKTDGGTGALDQIIVAEYFASHFDAHIQRLRTTLARKLAVLTAAVRQELGDSVRLWLPKGGIFLWLALPAGVDTRTLVEPAAAVGVAFNPGPDWAVDGDAAQNWLRLCFALESESQIRTGVARLAGVLRQHPLLADAQGVSA, encoded by the coding sequence ATGAATGCCATACCGTTCGATCCCCGCGCGCTGTTTCGCACCGGTTTGCCAGAGCCTACGCCCGTTTGGCAGGGCATGGCGGACATCACTTTTAATGCCGGGCATAACGCGCCGGAGCTAATCCCGCTGGAGGGGCTAGTCAGCGCGGCACAGAGCGCCATCCGGCGCGAAGGGCGCAGCCTGGCGATTTACAATCAGGGCCACGGGGCGCAGGGCAATGAGAATCTGCGCCGTTTTGTCAGCCAGAAGCTGGCGACGCGCGGCATCACGACGGATATCGACGATATTCTCATCACTTCCGGCTCCGGGCCGGCGCTGGATCTGGTGAACAATTTGCTGCTGACTGCGGGCGATACCGTGCTGGTGGAAGCTTTCTCCTACGCTGGGGCGCTGCGTAAACTGCGCGGCCGCCAGGTGAATATCGTTGCTATTCCGCTGGATGAGGAGGGAATTCGCATTGATGCTCTGGAGACGATCCTCGAAGAGCTGTCGCAGCGCGGCGTGACGCCGAAGTTTATCTATACCATTCCTACCGTGCAGAATCCCACCGGCGCGATCCTCGGGCTGACGCGGCGGCATCAGTTGCTACAACTGGCGGCGCGCTACCGCACTCTGATCGTCGAGGATGAATGCTATGCCGATATTGTCTGGCAGGGCAATGAGGCGCCGCCGGCTCTGTATGCGCTGAGTCCCCAGCAGGTGATCCACGTCGGCTCTTTTTCCAAAACGCTGGCCCCGGCGGTGCGCGTGGCTTATCTGAGCGCGTCGCCGGTTATTCTGCGCCATCTGGTGTCGCTAAAAACCGATGGCGGCACCGGCGCGCTCGACCAGATCATCGTCGCGGAGTATTTTGCCAGCCACTTTGACGCACATATTCAGCGCCTGCGCACCACGCTGGCGCGCAAACTGGCGGTGCTGACGGCGGCGGTGCGGCAGGAACTGGGCGATAGCGTCAGGTTATGGTTGCCGAAGGGCGGTATTTTCCTGTGGCTGGCGCTGCCCGCGGGAGTGGATACCCGCACGCTGGTGGAGCCCGCGGCGGCGGTCGGCGTGGCGTTTAATCCGGGGCCGGACTGGGCGGTTGACGGCGACGCGGCGCAAAACTGGCTGCGCCTGTGCTTCGCGCTAGAGAGCGAATCGCAGATCCGCACCGGCGTCGCCCGGCTGGCCGGCGTATTGCGCCAGCATCCCTTGCTGGCCGATGCGCAGGGAGTCAGCGCATGA